A window of Clostridium botulinum BKT015925 contains these coding sequences:
- a CDS encoding ABC transporter ATP-binding protein — protein MAKVVLNDVEKVYPNGFKAVHGINLEINDGEFMVFVGPSGCAKSTTLRMIAGLEEISSGTISIGDRVVNDIAPKNREIAMVFQNYALYPHMSVYDNMAFSLKIRKTPKDVIDKKVREAAKNLDLEEVLKRKPKELSGGQRQRVAVGRAIVRDPKVFLFDEPLSNLDAKLRVHMRVQLSKLHKELKTTMIYVTHDQVEAMTMGDRICVMNFGKIMQVDTPLNLYNHPANKFVAEFIGSPSMNVIEGHLVNKDNVTLLKVGSNELRLPENKANRIKDYIGKKVWFGIRPEDINVEENDNNAVVDGVVDFVENMGNESFAYFELGGKQFISNIKSSKIIDMKTGDKIKFMFNMDHCHIFDIDSEKNITL, from the coding sequence ATGGCTAAGGTAGTTTTAAATGACGTTGAAAAAGTTTATCCGAATGGGTTTAAGGCTGTTCATGGCATTAATTTAGAAATAAATGATGGTGAATTTATGGTTTTTGTAGGTCCATCAGGATGTGCAAAATCAACAACTTTAAGAATGATAGCTGGACTTGAGGAAATATCATCAGGAACTATTTCTATTGGAGATAGGGTTGTAAATGATATTGCACCTAAAAATCGTGAAATTGCTATGGTTTTTCAAAATTATGCCTTATATCCTCATATGAGTGTTTATGATAATATGGCTTTTTCATTAAAAATAAGAAAGACACCTAAAGACGTCATAGATAAGAAGGTTAGAGAAGCTGCTAAAAATTTAGATTTAGAGGAAGTTTTAAAAAGAAAGCCTAAAGAGCTATCTGGTGGACAAAGACAAAGAGTTGCAGTTGGTAGAGCTATTGTAAGGGATCCTAAAGTTTTCTTATTTGATGAGCCATTATCAAATCTAGATGCTAAATTAAGAGTTCATATGAGAGTGCAGCTTTCAAAACTTCATAAAGAATTAAAAACTACAATGATATATGTAACACATGACCAGGTAGAAGCCATGACAATGGGAGATAGAATATGCGTAATGAATTTTGGAAAGATAATGCAAGTTGATACTCCGTTAAATTTGTACAATCATCCTGCTAATAAATTTGTCGCTGAATTTATTGGATCACCTTCGATGAATGTAATAGAAGGACATTTAGTAAATAAGGATAATGTAACTTTATTAAAAGTAGGAAGCAATGAGTTAAGGTTACCAGAAAACAAAGCAAATAGGATTAAAGATTATATTGGTAAAAAGGTTTGGTTTGGAATAAGACCTGAAGATATTAATGTTGAAGAAAACGATAACAATGCTGTGGTAGATGGGGTTGTTGATTTTGTTGAGAATATGGGAAATGAATCTTTTGCCTATTTTGAACTAGGCGGAAAGCAATTTATTTCTAATATAAAGTCATCTAAAATTATTGACATGAAAACCGGAGATAAAATAAAGTTTATGTTCAATATGGATCATTGTCATATATTTGATATTGATAGTGAAAAGAACATAACTTTATAA
- a CDS encoding ABC transporter substrate-binding protein: protein MRNVKRIVALAVTSMMMMSTLVLGGCSSKSEGDNSGKKGAVTLNVFQFKVEIAKELEEAAKKYSEKHPDVKINISTVGGGDDYGAALRAKIQSGEEPAIFNIGGPQDVKDWRNRLADLSGESWVKQSLNGVLDGVTEDKKIYGMPFDVEAYGLIYNKAIFKDAGIDATTIKDYSTLEAAVKKLDSEIKSGKLKKKYPQLEAVFEMPAKETWITGLHSSNVALSQEFKNSLDAFKADKVAFKHGDGLKSLIDLESNYSPNAKSKGKLNAVDYATQVGQGIAIERVAIVQQGNWIFNDVNKTDKDVAKNLDMLPIAIKGGKGDSVAVGVPMYWGVNNKVSKEQQSAAKDFLNWLYTSEEGKDIVVNKFFFIPPFKGYEKYPAKDSLGLAVGRYIKQNKTLPWVFMGYPTDWGMGVVGKDIQKYLAGEMTWDQVIKDSQTQWTTMRNKK, encoded by the coding sequence ATGAGGAATGTTAAAAGAATTGTTGCACTTGCTGTTACATCAATGATGATGATGTCGACCTTAGTATTAGGTGGATGTTCATCTAAATCAGAAGGAGATAATTCAGGAAAAAAAGGTGCTGTGACATTAAATGTATTTCAATTTAAAGTTGAAATTGCAAAGGAACTAGAAGAAGCTGCAAAAAAATATTCTGAAAAACATCCAGATGTAAAAATAAACATAAGTACTGTTGGTGGTGGAGATGATTATGGTGCAGCTCTTAGAGCTAAGATTCAATCCGGAGAAGAACCTGCAATATTCAATATAGGTGGGCCACAGGATGTTAAGGATTGGAGAAATAGATTGGCTGATTTATCCGGAGAATCTTGGGTAAAGCAATCTCTTAATGGAGTTCTAGATGGAGTTACTGAAGATAAGAAAATCTATGGTATGCCATTTGATGTTGAAGCTTATGGATTAATATATAATAAAGCTATTTTTAAGGATGCTGGTATAGATGCTACAACTATTAAAGATTATTCAACTCTAGAAGCTGCGGTAAAAAAATTAGATAGTGAAATAAAATCAGGAAAATTAAAAAAGAAATATCCTCAATTAGAAGCAGTGTTTGAAATGCCTGCAAAAGAAACTTGGATAACAGGATTACATTCATCAAATGTTGCTTTAAGCCAAGAATTTAAAAATTCATTAGATGCTTTTAAAGCAGATAAGGTTGCATTTAAACATGGTGATGGTTTAAAAAGTTTAATTGATTTAGAGTCTAATTATTCACCAAATGCAAAATCAAAAGGAAAGTTAAATGCAGTGGATTATGCAACTCAAGTAGGTCAAGGTATTGCTATTGAACGTGTTGCTATTGTTCAACAAGGAAATTGGATTTTCAATGATGTCAATAAGACAGATAAGGATGTAGCTAAAAATTTAGATATGTTACCAATAGCAATAAAAGGTGGCAAGGGAGATTCTGTTGCAGTAGGTGTTCCAATGTATTGGGGAGTTAATAATAAGGTTTCAAAGGAACAACAATCAGCGGCAAAAGATTTCTTAAATTGGTTATACACTTCAGAGGAGGGCAAGGATATAGTAGTTAATAAATTCTTCTTTATACCTCCATTTAAAGGATATGAAAAATATCCAGCTAAAGATTCTCTTGGATTAGCAGTAGGAAGATATATAAAACAAAACAAAACACTACCATGGGTATTCATGGGATACCCAACAGATTGGGGCATGGGTGTTGTAGGAAAGGATATTCAAAAATATTTAGCTGGAGAAATGACTTGGGATCAAGTGATTAAGGATTCACAAACTCAATGGACAACTATGAGAAATAAGAAATAA
- a CDS encoding carbohydrate ABC transporter permease, translating into MKKSKLWFSFFVAPILISFLIVVIIPAITGIYYSFTDWNGIDNNAPFIGLQNYKQIFNLESGFLQSFIFTLKFSVVSVIMINLIGFGLALLVTREMKISNILRSVFFMPNMVGGLILGFIWQFIFTKVFNTIGIKLGWSFFTGWLSTTQTGFWALVILMSWQMSGYMMVVYIAALQGIPDNLKEAAEIDGANPFQRLINITIPLVAPAFTVGIFLTLSNCFKLFDQNLALTGGGPYNSTQMLALNIYNSAFARNEFGISQAKAVIFLITVAVITLTQLNFSKKKEVEM; encoded by the coding sequence ATGAAAAAATCAAAGTTATGGTTTAGTTTTTTTGTGGCACCTATATTGATTTCATTTTTAATTGTAGTAATTATACCTGCTATAACAGGAATATATTACTCATTTACAGATTGGAATGGAATAGATAATAATGCTCCATTTATTGGACTTCAAAATTATAAACAAATATTTAATTTAGAAAGTGGATTTTTACAATCATTTATATTTACTTTAAAATTCTCAGTAGTGTCAGTTATTATGATAAATTTAATCGGTTTTGGATTAGCACTATTAGTAACTAGAGAAATGAAAATAAGCAATATATTAAGAAGTGTATTTTTTATGCCTAACATGGTTGGCGGGCTTATATTAGGATTCATTTGGCAATTTATATTTACTAAAGTTTTTAATACTATAGGGATTAAGCTAGGATGGTCGTTTTTTACTGGTTGGCTATCAACCACTCAAACAGGATTTTGGGCATTAGTAATATTAATGTCTTGGCAAATGTCAGGGTATATGATGGTTGTTTATATAGCAGCACTTCAAGGAATTCCAGATAATTTAAAAGAAGCTGCTGAAATTGATGGAGCAAATCCATTCCAAAGACTTATAAATATAACAATACCATTGGTTGCACCAGCATTTACAGTTGGAATATTTTTAACTTTATCTAATTGTTTTAAGTTATTTGACCAGAATTTAGCACTTACAGGTGGAGGACCATATAACTCAACACAAATGTTAGCACTTAATATATATAATTCAGCTTTTGCAAGAAATGAATTTGGAATATCGCAGGCAAAGGCAGTGATATTTTTAATAACTGTTGCAGTAATAACATTAACTCAATTGAACTTTAGTAAGAAAAAGGAGGTAGAAATGTAA
- a CDS encoding carbohydrate ABC transporter permease has protein sequence MKESILKKVTWNVFAICIAIIFLSPLYIAFTNSFKTQKGLFLNVLGLPGSGTFTFDNYVQAFEDLNFFHSFMNSFLITTISTVLIVVFSSMAAWMLVRSKTKLSKFLFFLFAAAMLIPFQSVMLPLINIMGKLNLLNPVGLVFMYLGFGSSLSIIMYHGFIKNIPLELEEAAIIDGCNKFQVFWIIVFPLLKPITVTVSILNAMWIWNDFLLPQLVINKPEWQTLPLKMFYFFGEYSKKWNLALAGLVLAMIPIIIFYFFAQKHIVKGVTQGSIK, from the coding sequence ATGAAAGAAAGTATTCTAAAAAAGGTTACATGGAATGTTTTTGCCATTTGTATAGCAATTATATTTTTATCACCTTTGTATATAGCATTTACTAATTCATTTAAAACACAAAAAGGATTATTTCTTAATGTTTTAGGACTTCCTGGAAGTGGAACATTCACTTTTGATAACTATGTTCAGGCATTTGAGGATTTAAATTTTTTTCATTCATTTATGAATTCATTTTTAATTACAACTATAAGTACTGTTTTAATCGTTGTATTCTCTTCAATGGCAGCTTGGATGCTTGTTAGATCAAAAACTAAGTTAAGTAAGTTCTTATTTTTCTTATTTGCAGCAGCAATGCTTATACCATTTCAGTCTGTTATGTTACCTCTTATAAATATAATGGGCAAGTTAAACTTATTAAACCCAGTAGGATTAGTATTTATGTATTTAGGATTTGGATCAAGTTTATCAATAATAATGTACCATGGATTTATTAAAAACATACCTTTAGAGTTAGAAGAAGCAGCTATAATCGATGGTTGCAATAAGTTTCAAGTGTTTTGGATTATAGTATTTCCTCTTTTAAAACCAATAACAGTAACAGTAAGCATACTAAATGCTATGTGGATATGGAATGACTTTTTATTACCACAACTTGTTATAAACAAACCTGAATGGCAAACACTTCCTCTTAAGATGTTTTATTTCTTTGGGGAATATTCAAAGAAGTGGAATTTAGCTTTAGCAGGACTTGTTTTAGCAATGATACCAATTATTATATTCTATTTCTTTGCTCAAAAACACATAGTAAAGGGAGTTACACAAGGATCTATAAAATAG
- a CDS encoding TIM-barrel domain-containing protein codes for MKTFKIIDGVNKYVFGNPINTEAVIVEGEEIKKDSLEFFSIEDKEKFSLVYKMSKDDIVFGLGENQRGINKRGGIYESFCTDDPRHTENKKSLYGAHNFTVLKGKEKFGVFIDFPGKVTFDVGFTDKDEYKITIEDSNVKVFIIKGKSIKDIIKKFLKIIGRSYVPPKWAFGYQQSRWSYEGEKQINEIADKFIENKIPCDAIYLDIDYMEKYKDFTVDSNIFPDFYRFIKKIKDKGFRLVPIIDAGVKIEKGYDVYEEGIKNNYFCTDENGEAFIAAVWPGRCHFPDFLNKNARQWFGLKYKVLTDLGIEGFWNDMNEPAIFYTNRGLKEAIDFAKKSEKENLDINSCFQLKDKFENMSNNIVDYMSFYHNKDGNKINHYDVHNLFGYNMTRSAGEGLKTIEPNKRFLLFSRSSYIGMHRYSGIWTGDNSSWWQHILLNIKMMPSLNMCGFLYIGADTGGFSSDANAEIVTRWTQFSLFTPLFRNHSAKGTRRQEPFAFDDETTNIIKNVIDFRYALIPYIYSEYMKAILNNNVYFAPLIFEYDDEIAERVEDQLLVGDSLMISPVYEENARGRCVYLPEDMVLWKVKNYKDRKYEVIKKGYKYLDVDIDEVPVFIRKNKIIVIGEPAQNVDSLENKELDIIAFVTDKAEYRYYDDDGKTYDFEKGNYSEIVINITKNKNDYDIDIKCNEIKFVDKLNFEIVDSCGEKFIKTINL; via the coding sequence ATGAAAACTTTTAAGATAATTGACGGTGTAAATAAATATGTATTTGGAAATCCAATAAATACAGAGGCTGTTATTGTGGAAGGGGAAGAAATAAAGAAAGATTCCTTAGAATTTTTTAGTATAGAAGATAAAGAAAAATTTAGTCTTGTATATAAGATGAGTAAGGATGATATAGTATTTGGGCTTGGAGAAAACCAGAGAGGTATAAATAAAAGGGGCGGAATATATGAGTCATTTTGTACTGATGATCCAAGACATACTGAAAATAAAAAATCCTTATATGGAGCACATAACTTTACAGTTTTAAAGGGAAAAGAGAAATTTGGCGTATTCATTGATTTCCCAGGAAAGGTTACTTTTGATGTTGGGTTTACAGATAAAGATGAATACAAAATAACAATTGAAGATAGTAATGTGAAGGTATTTATAATCAAAGGAAAATCTATAAAGGATATTATAAAGAAGTTTTTAAAGATAATAGGAAGAAGCTATGTGCCACCTAAATGGGCTTTTGGATATCAACAATCAAGATGGAGTTATGAAGGTGAAAAGCAGATTAACGAAATTGCAGATAAATTTATAGAAAATAAAATACCATGTGATGCAATTTACTTAGATATAGATTATATGGAGAAGTACAAAGATTTCACTGTAGATAGCAATATATTTCCTGATTTTTACAGATTTATAAAAAAAATAAAGGACAAAGGTTTTAGACTTGTACCCATTATAGATGCAGGAGTAAAGATTGAAAAAGGTTATGATGTTTATGAAGAAGGTATCAAAAATAACTATTTTTGTACTGATGAAAATGGAGAAGCTTTTATTGCAGCAGTATGGCCAGGAAGATGTCATTTCCCAGATTTTTTAAATAAGAATGCAAGACAGTGGTTTGGACTTAAATATAAAGTATTAACGGATTTAGGTATTGAAGGTTTTTGGAATGATATGAATGAACCAGCTATTTTTTATACAAATAGGGGATTAAAAGAGGCCATTGATTTTGCAAAAAAATCAGAAAAAGAAAACTTAGATATCAATTCTTGTTTTCAATTAAAAGATAAATTTGAGAATATGTCAAATAACATAGTAGATTATATGAGCTTTTATCATAATAAAGATGGAAATAAGATAAACCATTATGATGTTCATAATTTATTTGGTTATAACATGACAAGAAGTGCTGGGGAAGGATTAAAGACAATAGAACCTAATAAAAGATTTTTATTGTTTTCAAGATCTTCGTATATAGGAATGCATAGATATTCAGGAATATGGACTGGAGACAATAGTTCTTGGTGGCAACACATTTTATTAAATATAAAAATGATGCCTTCTTTAAATATGTGTGGATTTTTATATATAGGTGCAGATACAGGTGGTTTTAGTAGTGATGCTAATGCTGAAATTGTAACAAGATGGACTCAGTTTAGTTTATTTACTCCTTTATTTAGAAATCATTCAGCAAAGGGAACTAGAAGACAAGAACCATTTGCTTTTGATGATGAGACTACAAATATTATTAAAAATGTTATAGATTTTAGATATGCATTAATACCATATATATATTCAGAATATATGAAAGCTATTTTAAACAATAATGTTTATTTTGCGCCACTTATCTTTGAATATGATGATGAAATAGCAGAAAGAGTAGAGGATCAACTATTAGTAGGAGATTCTTTGATGATTTCTCCCGTTTATGAAGAGAATGCTAGAGGTAGATGTGTATATTTACCAGAAGATATGGTTTTGTGGAAGGTTAAGAATTATAAAGATAGGAAGTATGAAGTCATTAAAAAGGGTTATAAATATTTAGATGTTGATATTGATGAAGTACCAGTATTTATTAGAAAAAATAAAATTATAGTTATAGGAGAACCAGCACAGAATGTAGATTCTTTAGAAAATAAAGAATTAGATATAATAGCCTTTGTTACTGATAAAGCAGAGTATAGGTACTATGATGATGATGGAAAAACTTATGATTTTGAAAAGGGAAACTATTCAGAGATTGTTATTAATATTACAAAAAATAAAAATGATTATGATATAGATATTAAATGTAATGAAATTAAGTTTGTAGATAAATTGAATTTTGAAATAGTAGATAGTTGTGGAGAAAAATTCATAAAGACAATAAATTTATAA
- the malQ gene encoding 4-alpha-glucanotransferase, protein MFKRSSGILMHITSLPGSYGIGTFGKEAYNFIDFLVKSGQKYWQVLPLGPTGYGDSPYQSFSAFAGNPYLIDLDLLYDDKLIQKSDYENVDFGNEEESVDYEKIEKNKMPILRKAFKNSKDKYSNEIKKFKEENHEWIEDYALYMALKHKYNLKSWRVWDENIKLRKKEAIKKAIKELKDEIDYNIFLQFIFYKQWRELKKYANKNGIKIIGDIPIYVAEDSADTWANSEIFLLDEDKRPKVVSGCPPDGFSPTGQLWGNPIYDWDYLEKTNYEWWIKRIRFNSKLYNVTRIDHFRGFESYWQIPYGEKTAINGKWVKGPAMKLFNMVKKELGEVKIIAEDLGYLTEDVRAFREATGYPGMKVLEFAFDTREESDYLPHNYNKECVVYTGTHDNDTVNGWFENTQKSDVDFAIKYLKLNKEEGYNWGFIRGALSSVGNLAIAQLQDYLGLGTEARMNIPSTLGGNWKWRARKQDINENLRKKVYEITKLYGR, encoded by the coding sequence ATGTTTAAAAGAAGTAGTGGTATTTTAATGCATATAACTTCTTTACCAGGTTCCTATGGAATAGGTACATTTGGAAAAGAAGCATATAATTTTATAGATTTTTTAGTGAAATCAGGACAAAAGTATTGGCAAGTATTGCCTCTTGGTCCTACTGGATATGGGGATTCACCATATCAATCATTCTCTGCTTTTGCAGGAAATCCATATCTTATAGATTTAGATTTATTATATGATGATAAATTAATACAGAAAAGTGATTATGAAAATGTGGATTTTGGAAATGAAGAAGAATCAGTAGATTATGAAAAAATAGAGAAAAATAAAATGCCTATTTTAAGAAAGGCTTTTAAAAATTCTAAAGATAAATATAGTAATGAGATAAAAAAGTTTAAAGAAGAAAATCATGAGTGGATAGAAGATTATGCTTTATATATGGCTTTAAAGCATAAATATAACTTGAAATCATGGAGGGTTTGGGATGAAAATATAAAGTTAAGAAAAAAAGAAGCAATAAAAAAAGCTATAAAAGAGCTTAAAGATGAAATAGATTATAATATATTCTTACAGTTTATATTTTATAAACAATGGAGAGAATTAAAGAAATATGCTAATAAAAACGGAATTAAGATAATTGGGGATATCCCAATTTATGTTGCAGAAGATAGTGCAGATACTTGGGCTAATAGTGAAATTTTCTTACTAGATGAAGATAAAAGGCCAAAAGTTGTTTCAGGATGTCCTCCAGACGGATTTTCACCGACTGGACAGTTATGGGGAAATCCAATATATGATTGGGATTATTTAGAGAAAACAAATTATGAGTGGTGGATAAAGAGAATTAGATTTAATAGTAAATTATATAATGTAACAAGAATAGATCATTTCAGAGGGTTTGAATCGTATTGGCAAATACCCTATGGAGAAAAGACAGCTATAAATGGTAAATGGGTAAAAGGACCTGCTATGAAGCTATTTAATATGGTAAAAAAAGAACTTGGAGAAGTGAAAATTATAGCAGAAGATTTGGGCTATTTAACTGAAGACGTTAGAGCTTTTAGAGAAGCCACTGGGTATCCAGGGATGAAGGTATTAGAATTCGCTTTTGATACTAGAGAGGAAAGTGATTATCTTCCCCATAATTATAACAAGGAATGTGTTGTATATACTGGTACCCATGATAATGATACTGTTAACGGATGGTTTGAAAATACCCAAAAGAGTGATGTTGACTTTGCTATAAAATATTTGAAACTTAATAAAGAAGAAGGATATAATTGGGGATTTATAAGAGGTGCATTAAGTTCTGTTGGTAATCTTGCAATAGCTCAGCTTCAAGATTATTTAGGGCTTGGAACAGAAGCAAGAATGAATATTCCATCAACATTAGGTGGAAACTGGAAGTGGAGAGCAAGAAAACAAGATATAAATGAAAATCTAAGAAAAAAGGTCTATGAAATCACAAAATTGTATGGAAGGTAG
- a CDS encoding glycogen/starch/alpha-glucan phosphorylase, whose product MFNTSELKLTIENILKIDCGKSLDTAKNYEKYNSLCKAIMGNIVDNWEETQKSYSKGKQASYFSAEFLMGRALGNNLMNLGIYDEIKEVLKELSIDINNIEEVEEDAGLGNGGLGRLAACFMESAATRNLPVTGYGIRYSYGLFKQKFVDGFQIEEVDNWLKYGDPWSCRRDEDTIIIQFSDEKVKAVPYDTPIIGYGTKNINKLRLFKAEPIKEFDFNLFNEQEYDKSVEDKNRAEDISRVLYPNDSTEKGKILRLKQQYFFVSAGLKDLIRNFKKVHGDKFEVFSDYHAIQLNDTHPVVAIPELMRILIDEEGLTWTKAWKIVVNTFAYTNHTILREALEEWNVKLYKKLLPRIYGIIQKIDREFVKELKKKKYTDKKINSMRIIYDDKIRMAFLAIHGTHATNGVAKLHTDILKHQELKDWYELYPNRFLNKTNGITPRRWLALCNIQLSNLITELLGNKNWVSHLDDLKALEKYIDDEKVLNRILDIKIEKKKELAEYIKVNEGIEIDPNSLFDIQIKRLHEYKRQLLNAFGILDLYFKLKENPKLDIVPRTFIFGAKAAPGYIRAKAIIKFINEIAKLINNDCEIKGKIKVVFVQNYRVSYAEKLFPAADISEQISTAGKEASGTGNMKFMLNGTPTLGTYDGANVEIVQEAGEENNFIFGARVEELEKIKDSYNPKEYYKKNKNLKRIVDTLIDGTFDDGDTGIFKELHESLLEGASWHEADNYFIFKDFNDYIEARDNVDKAYRNKIQWAKKCLINIANAGKFSSDRTIEEYAKEIWGIKSNMI is encoded by the coding sequence ATGTTTAATACTAGTGAACTAAAATTAACTATAGAAAACATTCTAAAAATAGATTGTGGGAAATCATTAGATACAGCGAAGAATTATGAAAAATATAATTCGCTTTGCAAAGCTATTATGGGAAACATAGTTGATAATTGGGAAGAAACTCAAAAATCATATTCAAAAGGCAAACAAGCTAGTTATTTTTCAGCGGAGTTTTTAATGGGTAGGGCCCTTGGAAATAATTTAATGAATTTAGGTATTTATGATGAAATTAAAGAAGTTTTAAAAGAACTTAGTATAGATATTAATAATATTGAAGAAGTAGAAGAAGATGCAGGACTTGGTAATGGTGGACTTGGCAGACTTGCAGCTTGTTTTATGGAGTCAGCTGCAACTAGAAATTTACCGGTAACTGGGTATGGAATTAGATATAGCTATGGTTTATTTAAGCAAAAATTTGTGGATGGTTTTCAAATTGAGGAGGTGGACAATTGGTTAAAATATGGAGACCCATGGTCATGCCGTAGAGATGAAGATACTATAATTATACAATTTTCAGATGAAAAAGTTAAGGCAGTACCATATGATACACCTATTATAGGATATGGAACAAAAAATATAAACAAGCTAAGATTATTTAAGGCAGAGCCTATAAAAGAATTTGATTTTAATTTGTTTAATGAACAAGAATATGATAAGTCTGTTGAAGATAAAAATAGAGCTGAAGATATTTCAAGAGTATTATATCCTAATGATTCTACTGAAAAAGGTAAAATATTAAGATTAAAACAACAATATTTCTTTGTATCAGCAGGGCTTAAAGATTTAATTAGAAATTTTAAAAAAGTACATGGAGATAAATTTGAAGTATTTAGTGATTATCATGCTATTCAACTTAATGATACTCATCCAGTTGTTGCAATACCTGAACTTATGAGAATACTTATAGATGAGGAAGGTCTTACATGGACAAAAGCTTGGAAGATTGTAGTTAATACTTTTGCATATACAAATCACACTATATTAAGAGAAGCATTAGAAGAATGGAATGTTAAGTTATATAAAAAATTATTACCAAGAATATATGGAATAATTCAAAAAATAGACCGAGAGTTTGTAAAGGAATTAAAAAAGAAAAAATATACTGATAAAAAGATTAATTCTATGAGGATTATATATGATGATAAAATTCGTATGGCATTTTTAGCTATTCATGGTACGCATGCTACTAATGGTGTTGCAAAACTTCATACAGATATATTAAAACATCAAGAATTAAAGGATTGGTATGAACTTTATCCAAATAGATTCTTGAATAAAACTAATGGTATTACTCCAAGAAGATGGTTAGCTCTATGCAATATACAACTATCGAATTTAATAACTGAACTTTTAGGAAACAAGAATTGGGTATCACATTTAGATGATTTAAAAGCTTTAGAAAAGTATATAGATGATGAGAAAGTATTAAATAGGATTTTAGATATAAAGATAGAGAAGAAAAAAGAACTAGCTGAATACATTAAAGTAAATGAAGGAATAGAAATAGATCCAAATTCTTTATTTGATATTCAAATAAAGAGATTACATGAATATAAAAGACAGTTATTAAATGCATTTGGTATTTTGGATTTATACTTTAAGTTAAAAGAAAATCCTAAATTAGATATAGTTCCAAGAACATTTATATTTGGAGCAAAGGCTGCGCCAGGTTATATAAGAGCAAAGGCTATAATTAAATTTATAAATGAAATAGCAAAACTTATCAATAATGATTGTGAAATTAAAGGAAAGATAAAGGTTGTTTTTGTTCAAAATTATAGAGTTTCTTATGCTGAAAAGTTGTTCCCAGCAGCAGATATATCTGAACAAATATCTACGGCTGGAAAAGAAGCATCAGGTACTGGAAATATGAAATTTATGCTAAATGGAACACCTACCCTTGGAACTTATGATGGTGCAAATGTTGAAATTGTACAAGAGGCTGGAGAAGAAAATAATTTTATATTTGGAGCTAGAGTAGAGGAGTTAGAAAAAATTAAAGATTCTTATAATCCAAAGGAATATTATAAGAAGAATAAAAACTTAAAGAGAATTGTAGATACTTTAATAGATGGAACTTTTGATGATGGAGACACAGGAATTTTTAAAGAGCTACATGAATCTTTACTTGAAGGTGCTAGCTGGCATGAAGCAGATAATTACTTTATATTTAAAGATTTTAATGATTATATAGAGGCTAGAGATAATGTGGATAAAGCTTATAGAAATAAGATCCAATGGGCTAAAAAATGCCTTATTAATATAGCTAATGCAGGTAAATTTAGTAGTGATAGAACCATTGAAGAATATGCTAAAGAAATATGGGGAATAAAATCTAATATGATTTAA